The Deinococcus yavapaiensis KR-236 genome includes a region encoding these proteins:
- a CDS encoding siderophore-interacting protein has translation MTDRVTRSGPHPVKLRLLEVKRTADLTPHLRRITLGGAALDGFTSLGADDHVKVFFPAPGEHQPVLPTLGPNGPILPEGVTPPARRDYTPRAYRPELSELDIDFVLHGDGPGSTWAAQARPGDLVGVGGPRSSTVVRYDFDWYLLLGDESALPAIARRLEELPAGVPVTVLLEVNDAYDELPLTSAATMDVRWLHRAPHEPGMTTLLRDALANLPLPSGDGFVWGGTESNVAHALREHLEGRSLSPHSFIRVTGYWKRGTAGQE, from the coding sequence ATGACCGACCGCGTCACCCGCTCTGGCCCGCATCCCGTCAAGCTCCGCCTGCTTGAAGTCAAGCGTACGGCTGACCTCACGCCCCACCTGCGCCGCATCACCCTCGGCGGTGCCGCCCTCGACGGCTTCACCAGCCTGGGCGCGGACGATCACGTCAAAGTCTTCTTCCCAGCTCCTGGTGAGCACCAACCGGTCCTGCCCACCCTCGGCCCGAACGGCCCAATCCTGCCCGAAGGGGTGACGCCACCCGCGCGACGTGACTACACTCCCCGCGCGTACCGCCCTGAACTGAGCGAACTCGACATCGACTTCGTGCTGCACGGCGACGGCCCCGGCAGCACCTGGGCCGCTCAAGCGCGCCCTGGTGACCTCGTCGGCGTGGGCGGCCCGCGCAGCTCCACCGTCGTGCGATACGACTTCGACTGGTACCTGCTGCTCGGCGACGAAAGCGCCTTGCCCGCCATCGCCCGTCGTCTGGAGGAACTCCCGGCGGGTGTACCCGTCACCGTGCTGCTGGAAGTGAACGACGCGTACGACGAGTTGCCCCTCACAAGCGCCGCGACGATGGACGTACGCTGGCTGCACCGGGCGCCGCACGAGCCGGGAATGACGACGCTGCTCCGCGACGCCCTGGCGAACCTTCCCCTACCATCGGGAGACGGATTCGTCTGGGGTGGGACAGAAAGCAATGTCGCGCACGCCTTGCGCGAGCATCTCGAGGGGCGATCACTCTCTCCGCACTCGTTCATCCGTGTGACCGGCTACTGGAAGCGCGGAACCGCCGGGCAGGAGTAA
- a CDS encoding DUF4405 domain-containing protein, whose translation MNVDLSSTLDQPLKKANMTRRNWQLDVLLLLVFMLVSAPMTTGIPLHEWLGLLIFAPLFYHLVWHWKWVVGVFTRSSRKLPGHTIFAKWFNLALFFMMLLAGVSGLMISEALLPMLGWMVGPDNFWLTVHKASATLMMLLIGLHLTLHWRWIAQRLKRPPTGGMTQ comes from the coding sequence ATGAACGTCGACCTTTCCTCCACGCTCGATCAGCCGCTCAAGAAGGCGAACATGACCCGGCGCAACTGGCAACTCGACGTGCTGCTGCTGCTGGTATTCATGCTGGTCAGCGCTCCCATGACCACGGGCATTCCCCTCCACGAATGGCTGGGCTTGCTGATCTTCGCGCCGCTGTTCTACCACCTGGTGTGGCACTGGAAGTGGGTGGTGGGCGTGTTTACACGCTCCAGCCGCAAGCTGCCAGGGCACACGATCTTCGCCAAGTGGTTCAATCTCGCCCTGTTCTTCATGATGCTGCTCGCAGGCGTCTCGGGCCTGATGATCAGCGAAGCGCTGCTCCCCATGCTGGGTTGGATGGTTGGCCCGGACAACTTCTGGTTGACCGTCCATAAAGCCTCAGCCACCCTGATGATGCTCTTGATCGGCTTGCACCTGACGTTGCACTGGCGTTGGATTGCTCAGCGGCTCAAACGACCACCAACGGGTGGGATGACCCAATGA
- a CDS encoding VOC family protein → MTTNSTPVRSDQAQKFTRQEIATFGAVHLDVTNLRRSVEFWQSYIGLQVRSATDETAELGTESTSLVVLHATAKTPFKNGYSGIYHLAIHPSNEVEFARVLARLITKRYPIAPTDHTMSKALYMEDPDGITVEVTLETPERMARMEFGPRGPVAVDTNGTVRAASAALDVEAVLKALSDRNFTQPLADGTKVGHVHLYVSDVEAAHRFYKGLGFLDNMYLPQYGMADLSAGGAFGHRIAVNAGHTHGRPQAPAGTAGLRYFTIRFDTPERLKTALQSVASVQEQAGGFLVTDPAGNKVLLTA, encoded by the coding sequence ATGACCACCAACAGCACCCCCGTCCGTTCTGACCAGGCCCAGAAGTTCACGCGACAAGAAATCGCGACCTTCGGCGCCGTTCACCTTGATGTGACCAACCTGCGACGCTCCGTGGAGTTCTGGCAGTCGTACATCGGCCTCCAAGTGCGCAGCGCGACGGACGAAACAGCCGAGCTTGGTACAGAAAGCACCTCGTTGGTCGTCTTGCACGCCACGGCCAAAACGCCCTTCAAAAACGGTTACAGCGGCATCTACCACTTGGCGATCCACCCCTCCAACGAAGTGGAGTTCGCCCGGGTGCTGGCGCGCCTGATCACCAAGCGGTACCCCATCGCCCCCACGGACCACACGATGTCGAAAGCCCTTTACATGGAAGATCCGGATGGCATCACCGTGGAAGTCACGTTGGAAACGCCCGAGCGCATGGCTCGCATGGAGTTCGGTCCCCGGGGCCCGGTCGCCGTCGATACCAACGGCACCGTGCGCGCTGCATCGGCCGCCCTGGACGTTGAGGCTGTGCTGAAGGCTTTGTCTGACCGCAACTTCACCCAGCCGCTGGCTGACGGTACGAAGGTGGGGCACGTGCATCTGTACGTGTCGGACGTGGAGGCCGCCCACCGGTTCTACAAGGGCCTGGGCTTTCTGGACAACATGTACCTGCCCCAGTACGGCATGGCCGACCTGAGCGCCGGGGGTGCCTTTGGCCACCGCATTGCAGTGAATGCTGGGCACACGCACGGTCGGCCGCAGGCGCCGGCCGGTACCGCCGGACTCCGGTACTTCACCATCCGGTTCGACACCCCCGAGCGCCTGAAGACGGCCCTACAGAGTGTGGCCTCCGTGCAGGAGCAGGCCGGCGGATTCCTCGTTACGGATCCGGCGGGCAACAAAGTCCTACTCACAGCGTAA
- a CDS encoding DUF2218 domain-containing protein, with protein sequence MTLSTDHAFTSRDDVAATAPVRYDKQRLSHLSRKVECVTDGNVHTATGQCTARIVVGNDVLTLLAADQTQVELARIKDALGSHLERFGHYVALTANWDRRNPRPAVAHSADGTSLSVMERTP encoded by the coding sequence ATGACTCTCAGCACCGACCACGCCTTCACCAGCCGCGACGACGTCGCGGCAACGGCGCCGGTCCGCTACGACAAACAACGGCTCTCCCACCTCAGCCGAAAGGTCGAGTGCGTCACCGACGGCAACGTCCACACCGCCACCGGTCAGTGCACTGCGCGGATCGTGGTGGGCAATGACGTTCTGACGCTGCTTGCCGCCGATCAGACGCAGGTCGAGCTGGCACGCATCAAGGACGCGCTCGGCAGCCACCTTGAACGGTTCGGCCACTACGTAGCGCTCACAGCAAACTGGGACCGTCGTAACCCTCGGCCGGCAGTCGCCCACTCGGCCGACGGAACCTCTCTGTCAGTCATGGAGAGAACACCATGA
- a CDS encoding nuclear transport factor 2 family protein — protein MSTDVTPDAKRVVLDFFELAFVQRQAARAAEQYLGTTYTQHNPTAPDGPEVFPALIGGLFAQAPEASFHLKRVIAEDDHVVLHYNLQMFPGDLGQAVVDIFRVEDGRIVEHWDVIQPVPAESRNDNGMF, from the coding sequence ATGAGCACAGATGTCACTCCGGACGCCAAGCGAGTCGTCCTCGACTTCTTCGAGTTGGCTTTCGTCCAGCGCCAGGCCGCGCGGGCGGCAGAACAGTACCTCGGCACGACTTACACCCAGCACAACCCGACAGCCCCGGACGGCCCGGAGGTCTTCCCGGCCCTGATCGGCGGCCTCTTCGCCCAGGCGCCGGAAGCATCGTTTCACCTCAAACGAGTCATCGCCGAGGACGACCACGTGGTCCTCCACTACAACCTCCAGATGTTCCCGGGCGACCTCGGCCAGGCAGTCGTCGACATCTTCCGTGTCGAGGACGGACGGATCGTGGAGCACTGGGACGTCATACAGCCGG